One genomic window of Gracilinema caldarium DSM 7334 includes the following:
- a CDS encoding MBL fold metallo-hydrolase produces the protein MIAADDVNGKILYQDADHMFIWLGADPESSSGVVQTNQYLIIDKGRGVLLDPGGIHLFARVVAVASRYISLDKIDTIFFSHQDPDVSSGIALWLGVTPAKIYVSSLWLRFLPHFGIVDQNRMVGIEEFGSNIKLGSGTILRFLPAHFLHSTGNFSVFDERARILFSGDIGAAVFPAGKEQLFIDDFSAVLPYVEPFHKRYMASNKATSLWVRQARDLKPQLIAAQHGGVYRGDAVTTFLDWLGKLSCGIDIIESIYK, from the coding sequence ATGATTGCGGCAGATGATGTAAATGGTAAGATTCTGTATCAGGATGCAGACCATATGTTTATCTGGCTTGGTGCCGATCCAGAAAGTTCGTCTGGGGTTGTGCAGACCAATCAATATTTAATAATAGATAAGGGGCGGGGCGTTTTGCTTGATCCTGGTGGCATTCACCTCTTTGCACGAGTCGTGGCTGTCGCGAGTCGTTATATCTCCCTGGATAAGATAGATACCATATTCTTTTCTCATCAGGATCCTGATGTTTCTTCGGGTATCGCTCTCTGGCTTGGGGTAACCCCGGCTAAAATATACGTGAGTTCCCTCTGGCTGCGATTTTTGCCCCATTTTGGTATTGTCGATCAAAACCGGATGGTAGGCATCGAAGAATTTGGTTCAAATATAAAATTAGGATCGGGAACCATTTTGCGCTTTTTACCAGCTCATTTTTTACATTCTACGGGCAACTTTTCAGTTTTTGATGAACGAGCACGAATTCTCTTTTCTGGAGACATTGGAGCCGCTGTATTCCCTGCAGGTAAAGAACAGCTCTTCATTGATGATTTTTCTGCGGTCTTGCCCTATGTTGAACCCTTTCATAAACGTTATATGGCATCTAATAAAGCTACCTCCCTATGGGTTCGCCAAGCACGAGATCTAAAGCCTCAGCTGATTGCGGCTCAGCATGGTGGTGTGTATCGAGGGGATGCGGTTACCACCTTTTTAGATTGGCTTGGAAAACTATCCTGTGGGATTGATATCATCGAATCAATCTACAAGTAA
- a CDS encoding Nif3-like dinuclear metal center hexameric protein — MTTKQLDSYFRSFLDIDGFLRTDDSLNGLQVDNDGRNITKVAFAVDACFESITLAAQRGVGMLFVHHGLFWGKPAPITGIMRERLQVLLSHNIALYAVHLPLDQHPVVGNNAGLADLLGLEQREPFGDYHQHKIGYKGILPKPISIDEAVKRISFMGRPPLGVYPFGTKEIRSVAIVSGGAAMEAFQAIDEQVDLYITGEMSHSVYHYAVEGALNMIAGGHYSTEVWGVRRVMEKLANEYNLEVEFLDIPTGL, encoded by the coding sequence ATGACTACGAAACAACTTGATAGTTACTTTCGTTCTTTTTTAGATATTGACGGATTTTTACGAACCGATGATTCTTTAAATGGTTTGCAGGTAGATAATGATGGTCGTAACATTACTAAAGTAGCTTTTGCAGTAGATGCTTGTTTTGAATCAATAACCCTCGCTGCACAGCGCGGTGTGGGTATGCTTTTTGTGCATCATGGTCTCTTTTGGGGCAAACCGGCTCCTATTACCGGTATAATGAGAGAACGCTTACAGGTTCTCCTTTCACATAACATAGCGCTCTATGCTGTCCATTTACCTTTGGATCAGCATCCGGTAGTTGGAAATAATGCGGGTCTAGCTGATCTGCTTGGTCTTGAACAGCGTGAACCCTTTGGTGACTATCATCAACATAAAATTGGTTATAAGGGGATTTTACCAAAACCGATTTCTATAGATGAGGCAGTAAAACGGATCAGTTTTATGGGTCGGCCACCTCTCGGGGTGTATCCATTCGGTACAAAGGAAATTCGTTCCGTTGCCATCGTTTCTGGTGGTGCGGCGATGGAAGCTTTTCAGGCAATTGATGAACAGGTGGACCTTTACATTACCGGTGAAATGTCTCATTCGGTGTATCATTATGCGGTAGAAGGTGCATTGAATATGATTGCTGGAGGGCATTATTCAACAGAGGTGTGGGGTGTTCGCCGGGTTATGGAAAAATTAGCAAATGAATATAATTTAGAGGTTGAATTCCTCGATATTCCTACAGGTCTGTAA
- a CDS encoding ATP-binding protein has translation MNIKDYRLSSEQVFFSIPAPLLTETTESDATIIGQSRAMKALSLGLGIQAKGYNIYIQGAPGTGRRTALLKALQNYSASSATLQDFLYVPNYTNPTEPHIIQVPADTGRLFKQRLHDLIEEVKHLVRLHRESEAFKLKKSNLVATLEQQENKILSSFEAEAAQQGFQIVQINEGESQSTDLVPIRNGIPVSFEDLQSQVASGTLSPEEWNTLRETYYALIDKMKSLFDTLKRERMDLDRKVHELSKAMLHPEIHQLIEALAQDFPYESITSWLKSMEDDIMGHIPLFYPERLEKEAQRSHNHPSALIRYGVNILVDRAGLTTAPVIFENRPTLINLVGTIEPPGSVTEELRSAYLRIRAGSLIKAAGGILVLRAEDIIQDEEAWPYLKRVLQTGIVEIQCPPNPIASPLIIKPEPIELYVKVVLIGEESTYDIMYQTDPDFQKLFKVCAEFDSTMNRNEHSMQRYAAFLHKIVQEEQLLPLDPSGVSAVLEWSVRDAEHRQKLSTRFSLVVDLLREATWYAREHQFSAISAEVIQKTLELRAYLHRLPEETIQSMILSDEIIIQFTGTAVGKINGLAVHDRGYYAYGIPVVVSAQVAPGDGGVINIEGESGLSGEIFDKAVLILSGYLRSRYARTFPLSITASLCFEQMYTPIDGDSATAAQLCAIISAISDIPLRQDLAITGSVNQLGDMQPVGGISEKIEGFHTICSKRGLTGTQGVVIPRRNINNLILNTSVQNDIKAGLFHLYAVNTIDEALEVFMEKPAGKADEDGNFPPDSINGIVSRELKRMATIIKRYET, from the coding sequence GTGAACATCAAGGATTATAGATTATCTTCAGAACAAGTATTTTTCAGCATCCCAGCCCCTTTATTAACAGAAACCACTGAGTCCGATGCAACCATTATCGGCCAGAGCCGTGCCATGAAAGCCCTGTCTTTAGGTTTAGGAATACAGGCAAAGGGCTATAATATCTATATTCAGGGAGCTCCTGGAACCGGCAGAAGAACAGCCCTCTTAAAGGCACTTCAAAACTATAGTGCATCCAGTGCTACTCTGCAAGATTTTCTCTATGTTCCCAATTATACTAATCCCACTGAACCCCATATTATTCAAGTTCCCGCAGACACTGGCCGTCTGTTTAAACAACGCCTTCATGATCTAATTGAAGAAGTTAAACACCTTGTTCGCTTACACCGGGAAAGTGAAGCCTTTAAATTAAAAAAAAGCAATCTTGTGGCTACTTTAGAACAGCAGGAAAATAAGATCTTAAGTTCCTTTGAAGCAGAAGCGGCACAACAGGGTTTTCAAATCGTTCAAATTAATGAAGGAGAATCCCAAAGTACTGATCTCGTACCTATCCGTAACGGAATACCAGTCTCCTTTGAAGACCTGCAATCCCAGGTTGCAAGCGGAACCCTATCTCCTGAGGAATGGAATACACTCCGCGAAACCTATTATGCCCTGATCGATAAAATGAAGAGCCTTTTTGATACGCTCAAACGGGAACGGATGGATCTGGACAGAAAGGTTCACGAACTTTCAAAGGCAATGTTACATCCGGAAATTCATCAGCTTATTGAGGCTTTAGCACAGGATTTTCCCTATGAATCAATTACATCCTGGCTCAAATCGATGGAAGATGACATTATGGGGCATATTCCCCTCTTTTATCCAGAACGACTCGAAAAAGAAGCACAGCGTAGTCATAACCATCCCTCTGCGCTGATCCGTTACGGTGTCAATATCCTCGTTGATCGAGCAGGATTAACCACCGCGCCGGTCATTTTTGAAAACCGCCCTACTCTCATCAATCTGGTCGGTACCATTGAACCTCCAGGCTCGGTTACCGAAGAACTCCGCTCGGCTTACCTACGGATTAGGGCTGGAAGTCTTATCAAAGCCGCTGGCGGTATACTAGTTCTGCGAGCCGAGGACATCATTCAAGACGAGGAAGCCTGGCCTTACCTGAAACGGGTTTTACAAACCGGTATCGTCGAAATTCAGTGTCCCCCCAATCCAATCGCAAGCCCCCTCATCATTAAACCTGAACCGATTGAACTATATGTAAAAGTTGTATTAATCGGCGAAGAATCTACCTACGATATCATGTATCAAACCGATCCCGATTTTCAGAAACTGTTTAAAGTCTGTGCGGAATTCGATTCCACTATGAATAGAAATGAGCATTCCATGCAACGCTACGCCGCATTCCTGCATAAAATTGTTCAGGAAGAACAACTATTACCCCTGGATCCATCAGGAGTATCGGCTGTACTTGAGTGGAGTGTTCGGGATGCAGAACATCGCCAAAAACTCAGTACCCGGTTTTCTCTCGTGGTCGATCTGCTCAGGGAAGCAACCTGGTATGCGCGGGAACATCAATTTTCAGCAATTTCTGCAGAAGTAATCCAAAAAACCCTCGAATTGCGGGCCTATTTACATCGTCTTCCGGAAGAGACCATCCAATCAATGATTTTGTCGGATGAAATTATTATACAATTTACTGGTACTGCTGTTGGCAAAATTAATGGGCTTGCAGTCCATGACCGCGGTTACTATGCCTATGGAATTCCCGTCGTCGTCTCTGCCCAGGTAGCCCCAGGCGATGGTGGGGTCATTAATATTGAAGGAGAATCGGGACTTTCCGGTGAAATTTTTGACAAGGCCGTACTCATCCTCTCAGGCTATCTCCGTTCCCGATACGCACGAACCTTTCCACTCTCCATAACCGCCAGCCTTTGCTTTGAACAGATGTATACCCCCATCGATGGAGATTCTGCTACAGCCGCACAGCTTTGTGCCATAATTTCTGCCATTTCCGACATCCCCCTGCGGCAGGACTTAGCTATAACCGGCAGTGTGAACCAACTTGGCGATATGCAGCCTGTCGGTGGCATTTCTGAAAAAATCGAAGGGTTTCACACTATTTGTTCGAAACGAGGACTTACCGGAACCCAAGGAGTTGTTATACCACGAAGAAACATTAACAATCTTATCTTAAATACTTCGGTTCAGAATGATATTAAGGCTGGCCTATTCCACCTCTACGCGGTCAATACGATTGATGAAGCCTTAGAAGTGTTTATGGAAAAACCTGCTGGAAAAGCAGATGAGGATGGTAATTTCCCGCCCGATTCTATCAATGGAATCGTTTCCCGAGAACTCAAACGGATGGCGACAATTATAAAACGATATGAAACATAA
- a CDS encoding methyl-accepting chemotaxis protein, with translation MSDSMTSFDNSSLAIKKFVKGYNKSIVLNTVTLRSLDIIGFNLERIGSSLSSIVAAFEEIRATSQNTSQNADKIDTMMDGILSKNASTGTEITQRVQDINQAVEGTARLSSLFADLAEKAKSIASVTGSIQDVSDRTNILAINASIEAARAGAVGKGFRIIANEVRTLAGQTGEFAKTIETTISDFESIVGQITNELQGFTKVLESFKQSFGTVLDSFQTNAKAIDEAGAFLNQISGSIREETTALTDGLSSLEQISTSLNDTNVVFAALLKTYGNLDTLLDKEGNR, from the coding sequence ATGAGTGATAGTATGACTTCATTTGATAATAGTTCTTTAGCAATTAAAAAATTTGTTAAGGGTTACAATAAGAGTATTGTTTTAAATACAGTTACCCTTCGTTCTCTCGATATCATCGGGTTTAATCTAGAACGGATTGGGTCCAGTCTTTCTTCTATTGTTGCAGCCTTTGAGGAAATACGGGCTACGAGCCAAAATACATCCCAAAATGCTGACAAGATCGATACTATGATGGATGGCATTTTATCCAAAAATGCAAGTACGGGAACTGAAATAACTCAGCGGGTTCAGGATATTAATCAGGCGGTGGAGGGGACCGCAAGACTTTCTTCTCTCTTTGCAGATTTAGCTGAAAAAGCGAAGAGTATTGCTTCAGTAACGGGGTCTATACAGGATGTTTCTGACAGAACGAATATTCTAGCGATAAATGCTTCGATAGAAGCGGCGCGAGCTGGTGCTGTTGGAAAGGGATTTCGTATTATCGCTAATGAGGTTCGTACATTGGCAGGGCAAACAGGAGAATTTGCGAAAACAATTGAGACCACTATCAGTGATTTTGAGTCTATCGTTGGGCAAATTACGAATGAGTTACAGGGCTTTACCAAGGTTCTTGAGTCTTTTAAACAATCCTTTGGAACGGTACTTGATAGTTTTCAAACCAATGCAAAAGCGATTGATGAAGCCGGTGCTTTCTTAAACCAGATTTCCGGTTCGATCAGAGAAGAAACAACAGCCTTAACCGATGGTTTAAGTTCCCTTGAACAAATCTCCACCTCACTGAACGATACTAATGTTGTTTTTGCAGCCCTATTGAAGACCTATGGAAATTTGGATACCCTTTTGGATAAGGAAGGGAATCGTTAG
- the lspA gene encoding signal peptidase II, with amino-acid sequence MKYKQKLFPFILTFCIVVVDQLSKAFIVSRWPREGTFIKDVFGNDLLWIIHVRNKAIAFSLGDGLPDQVRVLLFIMVPIVVLGVLLVYYFKTDEFTTLQRWVVAGIIGGGLGNLIDRIWRPDGVVDFISVNVYGFLGFARWPTFNIADSSVVICGILLVISILFVAKNTHKE; translated from the coding sequence ATGAAGTATAAACAAAAATTATTTCCTTTTATACTAACGTTTTGTATTGTGGTTGTGGATCAATTATCTAAAGCATTTATTGTATCCCGTTGGCCTCGAGAAGGGACTTTTATTAAAGATGTATTTGGTAACGATTTATTATGGATTATCCATGTTCGCAACAAAGCAATAGCTTTTAGTCTTGGAGATGGTTTGCCGGATCAGGTACGGGTATTACTGTTTATTATGGTACCCATTGTAGTATTAGGTGTTTTACTCGTCTATTATTTTAAGACAGATGAGTTTACAACCCTTCAACGCTGGGTTGTAGCGGGTATCATCGGGGGAGGTTTAGGTAACCTTATTGACAGAATTTGGCGTCCCGATGGGGTAGTGGATTTTATCAGTGTAAATGTGTATGGCTTTCTTGGCTTTGCTCGATGGCCGACTTTTAACATTGCTGATTCTTCAGTGGTTATCTGTGGCATTCTACTTGTGATAAGCATCCTGTTTGTTGCTAAAAATACACATAAGGAGTGA